Below is a genomic region from Ruania alba.
AGCGCGTGTGCTGCGCGCGTGGCTCGACCAAGGCGGCGTCCAGCTGACGTCGCCGGTCAGTGCTCCGGCTCGAAACGACAGCGTTCTCGAATGCCAGGCACGTACCGATCGTCGGGCTGGCCCGGCACGCTGACGAACTGCCCGGCCGAGACGCCCATGGTCCCGGCCGGGATTGCCGTCAGCGCTCCAGCAGCGGCTCGATCTCTGCTGCGGCCTCGTCCAGCGCCGCTTGCGGCTCCTTCGCATCCAGCATGACGTCGGCCACCGCCTGCCCGAGCAGCTCTCCCATCCGGGAGCCTTCGGGGTATGACTCGAAGAGCGGTCGTGCGTGCGCTGCGATCTCCCCTGCCCACTGGGTCGCCCATTCATCCTCGGTGAACTGTGAGTCCTCCAAGGCCTCCAGGAGAACTGGCGCCCGACCCGTGGCTTCGAATGCTCGGAGCACGATGTCGGGTTGTGTGGTCATCCACTCTGCGAAGTCTGTCGAGGCGGCGACGACGGCCTCGTCGCCGGCGAGGACGGCGTGTCCGCCACCGCCCCACTGCAGCGCCTGCGGCGGACGATCGACACCAGGCTTGGTGGGTCGGGGCACCGGCGTCATGGCCTCGAGGATGGTGTCGTCCGCCTCCTGGTCGCGGATCAGGTTCGGAGCGATATCGGCATCGTCGTAGAACGCCACTCGGCCTTGTGCGAACAGCGGCCTCGTGTCGAATCGCGTCATGTTGGGCGCGAGCAGTCCCTCGTCGTAGAGACTCTTGTACCAGGTGAGCGTCTCGACGCTGGGTGCGTCACCGAGGGTCAGCGTGCCGTCCTCGGTGATCACGTCACTGCCGAAGGTCCGCATCCATGCGGCGATGTCCTTGCCTTGCTCTGCGGCGGTCATCGCGGCGTAAGGGATCAGATCCGGGTCGAACTCCTTGAGCGCACGCAGCGCCGCTGTGAAGGCGTCGATGTCTGTCGGGAGGTCGGCGATACCCGCCTGCTGGAGCAGGTCGCGGTTACACACCATGCCGATGGCACCGGACGTCGTCGGGAAGGCGTACAGCGACCCGTCGTAGGTGACCGTGGCCAGGGCGCTCTCCTGGAAGATGCTCCGGTCGATCCGGTCGTCCAGGGGTTGGAGAGCGCCGAGCTCGGCCATTGGTGGTATCCATGCCTGACCGAGGGAGACCACCCCGACCAGGCTGCCGGAGCGGGCCTGCAGGATGTACTGGTTCAGGGCCTCGTTGAACGGGATTCCGTTCCCGTCGACGTGGACTCCTGACTCGGCCTCGTAGTCGGCCATGAGTTCTTCGTAGAACTCGCCAGAGGACTCGGCCAGTTCGTGGTTGTTGAACGTGATCTCGCTCGCCGCCGACCCGGACGGGTCGTCCGGGTCGGACGGGGAGCCGCCGGTGTCACAACCGGACAGCAGGATGGCACCTGGCCCGACGGTGAGGGCTCCGAGGGCGGAGGTCTTGAAGAGGTCGCGGCGGTTGAGTGACATGTGTGTGCTGCCTTCCTTGGATCAGCCTTTGACTGACCCGACGGTCAGTCCTTCGATGAAGTACCTCTGCAAGATCACAAAGGTGACGACGATGGGGGCGGAGGTGATGAGGGACGCGGCCATGAGCGCTGGCCACTCCGCCTGGAACTCGCCCATGAACTCGGTCACGAGCCCGGGTGGGAGGGTCCGCTTGTCCGGTCCGACGAGGGTGAGTGCGTAGATGAAGTCGTTCCAGCCCCGGATGAATGCGAACAGACCGGCGGCGATCATCCCCGGGATGGCGACTGGAAGAAGGATTCGGATGATCAGGGTGCGTTCGTTGGCGCCGTCGATGCGCGCGGCCTCGAGCATTTCGTCCGGGATGGTGTCGAAGTAGCCCTTGAGGACGAATGTGCACAACGGCAGCGTGAATGTCATGAAGGACAAGATCAGTGCCCAGTACGTGTCGAGCATCCCCATGGTGTCGAACATCAGATAGATGGTGATGAGCAGCAGGGCGTTCGGGAACATCTGCGACGTCCAGATCAGAACGGTGACGGACTTGGCCCCCCGGTACTCAAATTTGGACAGGGAGTATGCGGCGAGCGACGCCACCGCCACCGTTCCAACGGCAGTCGCCACCGAGACGAGGACGCTGTTGCCCAGGTAGACCAGCAGCTGTGGTGTCTGGAAGAAGGACTGATAGTGCTCGAGCGTCACGCTGGTCGGGAAGAACCGTGGCGGGAACTGGAACACCTCGTCGCGCGGAGTGATTGAGGTCAGCACCATCCAGTACACCGGGAACAGGGCGAAGAACACGGCTGCGATCAGCCCGATCCAGATGGCTACTCGGGCGGCAGGGGGGCCGCCGCGGCGTGGGCCGCGCGGTGCGCTGCCCTTGTCGTGGATGGCCGACTGGGTGGTCTTCTCGTGTGTGGTGGTGGTCATCGGTTGCTCCTGTCAAACCTGGCGACGAGATAGACGGGGATCGCAAGGAGTGCCATCCAGATGATTCCGATAGCCCCGGCTCGGCCCAGATCGAAGCTCTGGAACGCCGCGCTATAGAGCTCGACGGACAGGGTGCTCGTGGCGCCCGCCGGTCCGCCGCGGGTCAGGACCCAGATCATGTCGAAATGCTGGAAGTTCCAGAGCAGCTCTAGCAGCAGCACGGTGAGGATGATTCCGCGCAGTGCGGGCAGTGTGACGGTCCACAGCCGCCGGAACGCACCGCCGCCGTCGACAGAGATGGCCTCGAGCAGGTCCTTGGGGACCGCTTGTAGTCCGGCCAGCAGCATGACCATCACCCAGGGGAACGACTGCCAGGACTTGGCCACGATGATCAGCAGCATCGACAACGTCGGTGAGGTGAGGACGTTGATGTTGGAGTCGATCAGTCCGAGCATCCGAAGCGCACCGTTCATGACTCCGTAGTTCGGATTCACGATCCACAGCCACAAGAACGAGACGACCACTCCGGGCAGGATCCACGGGAAGAGCAGGATCCCGCGAAGGGCCTTCTGGCCACGAATGCCTTGATTCAGCAGGAGCGCCAGCCCGAAGGCAAGGAGGAACGGAAGGATCGTTGCACCGACGGAGAATACGATCGTGTTCCAGGCGAGCCGGGCGAAGTCTTCGGAGAGCACCGTGAGGACGTTCTCCAGACCCACGAAGCGGGAGCCTTGCCGCACGAGGGACCGTTCGAACAAGCCAACCCACAGCGAGGCGAGCAGCGGGTAGGCGAGGATGACGGCGTAGAGCAGCATGGCAGGGGAGATCAGGATGATGGCCGTCCCCGTTCGCCCGAGCCCCCGCCTGCGTTCGGGCGTGCCGACGTTGACCTGAGTGTTAGACATAATGACCACCCACGGCAGCAGTGCGACCGCTGCGGCTGACGTCGAAACCGAGTCCGATGCTGATCTGGTCTGCCGCCTCGATCACGTGCCGTGCGAGCTCGACCTCATGCTCGGTCAGGTTGATCGCTGAAAGTGGTCCGGAGACCGATATCGCGGCGACGACGCTTCCCGACTGGTCGTAGATCGGCGCTGCCACGCAGGCACGCCCCAGGGCGAGCTCTTCGGTTTCGGTGGCGTAGCCGTGCGTGAGGACGTGATCGATGGTTCCGTCGAGCTCCTCGTGCGTGACCACCGTGTGGGCGGTGTAGGGAATCAGCGTCGGCATCAAGGTTCGGCGGTCAGTGGGGGACAGGCCGACAAGCAGGCACTTGCCTAAACCGGTGGCGTGCAGCGGGTTGTGGCGCCCGGTCAGGGCGTAGGTCTTGGGCGCCCGGGGGCCCTCGAAGCTGCACAGGTAGAACAAGGCGTCGTCGTGGCGAGTTGCGACGTTTGCCGCCAGTCCGAGTGCTGCCACCAGGTTCTGTGCTGGCTGACGCGCTGCCCGGTGAACGGGATGCTGGTTGAGCGCGGCTCCGCCAAGCGTGATCAATGCAGGTCCGAGGCGATACAGCGAGCTCACACGATCACGCTCGACGAAGGACATCGATTCGAGCGTGGAGAGAAGGCGGGACGTCGTCGACTGACCGAGTCCGGTCTGATCGGCGACGTCGGAGACGCGCATCGAAGGGCCGTCAAGGAACGTTGACAGCACCGCTGCCGCACGCTCCACGCTCTGGTTGGTGCCGGTTTCCGCACCCATCTCACTCCTCTGGAAGGCAAAAGCAATATGTGGAATAGTTACGCTTATGTTGGATGCTGTCAACCATAGAGCGGAATGAGCATGCACGTTCGTCAGGTAGAGACCTTCGTTCTGAAGATCGACGGTGGTGTGGGGTATCAGGGCGTCGTGGGTCAGGAGCGGCCCGATGGCTACCACGTGCGGCCGCCGTGGCGCAGCCTGTACTCGTCCAGGTTCGAGTCACTGCTCGTACGGGTGACCGCAGAGGACGGCACAGTCGGATGGGGTGAGGCGCTCGCCCCCGTCGCGCCAGAGGTGCCTCGAGCAGTAGTCGATCTGCTGCTCGCCCCCGTTCTCGTCGGCTTGGACGCGACGATGCCCCGTCGGTCCTGGTGCACCCTGCGGGATCTGATGCGCGAGCGTGGCCATCTTGTGGGGCATCAGGCCGATGCGCTCGCGGCAGTGGACATCGCGCTGTGGGACCTTGCCGGCCGGCTCGCGGGACGCAGCATCCCGGAGATCGCCGGCGGAGCGTTCCGGGACGAGGTCCCGACCTATGTGTCGGGTCTGCCCGGCGTCGATGATGCTCACCGTGCCGACCTGGCGCGCGAGTGGATCGATCGTGGCGCGAACGCGATCAAGCTCCATCTCGGTCACGGAGTGGATTCCGACCTTGCGACGTTCGACGCCGTCCGCGCCGCTGTCCCCGACGTTCGGCTCGCCGTCGATGCCCATTGGGTATACCCGTTCCACGACGCGCTCCGCCTGGCGGACGGTCTCGCCGAGCGCGACGGATGGTTCCTGGAGGCGCCGCTGATGCCCGAGGATCTCGCGGCGCATGCAGAACTGGGGCGTCGGAGCCGAGTGCCGATCGCCGTCGGTGAGGCGATGCGCAACCGGTATGAGTTCCAACAGTGGTTTGACGCAGGTGCGATAGGAATAGCTCAGCCCGACATCGGCCGCACCGGGATGACGGAGGGACTGGTGATCGCTGAGCTGGCGGCCGCACGCCACCTGCCTGTTGCGCCTCATCACTCCTCCGGGCTCGGTCTCGCGCTCGCGGCGGGTCTGTGCATGGCCGCCGCAGCCGAGACGACGTCGGTCTTCGAGTACCAGGTCGCCTCCACCGAGATCGGATCGCGGATCCTGCGGAACCCGATCGAGGTCAGATCGAATGCGTTCACACCTCCACATGGACCAGGTCTCGGAGTCGACGTGGACGAGGAAGCGGTCCGTCGACTGGCGGAGGTGGCGGGATGATCGCCGGTCTCGTCCCGATCCTCGCCACCCCGTTCCACCCGGACGGCTCGCTCGACCTGCCCGGTCTACGGCGGCTGACGGAGTTTCAACTGCGCAGCGGCGTCGATGGTGTGGCCGTGTTCGGGATGGCGAGCGAGGGATTCGCGCTCCGCGCGGCCGAGCGGCAGGAGATCCTCAGTGCCGTCCTTGACGTCGTCGCCGGTGAGGTGCCGGTCGTCGCGGGCATCGCAGAGACGTCCTTCGAGGTTGCCGAGGAGCAGGCGCAGGAGTTCGAGGGAGTACAAGCCCTCATGGTGCTGCCACCATTCCTGGTGCGACCCACCGCCCAGCAGCTCGTGGAGTTCTACGGGCGGCTCGGTGCGGTGGCCACTGCGCCGATCATGGTGCAGGACTCGGCTGTGACCGGCGTGACCATGCCGCCTTCGCTCATCGAGGAGTTGAGCGGGCTAGACGGCGTGACCTCGGTCAAGGTGGAGGTGCCGCCCACCGCAGCGAAGGTCGGAGCGGTTCGAACTGCGATCGACGACCTGGACTTCGCCGTCCTGGGGGGCCAGAATGCCCAGTTCTGCCTCGACGAATACGCTGCAGGCGCCGTCGGCACCATGCCCGCGTGTGAGTTCTCCGATGTGCTGGCTCCGATCTTGGCGCAGTGGGTCGCGGGGGACCGGGTCGGTGCCCGTCAGGGTCTGGCACGATTGCTCCCGTTGATCGTCCACGGCCTGCAGCCCGGCTTGGCATGGGCGGTTCACAAGGAGGTGCTGGTGCGACGCGGCCTGATCGACGATGCGACGGTCCGCGCGCCCTCGCGTGAGCTGGACGCCGTGACTCGGCGAAACCTCGACGGCGTGCTACAGGTCCTCGATCTGCCACCGGTGGAGCCGTGATGGGCGGCCGTGGAGTTCTCCTGGTCGGGGCCTCGTCCGAGATCGGTCGGGCGATCGCGCAGGCATTCGCCGAGTCAGGCGATCGTGTCGTCGGTGTCTCGGCCGAGGAGTCGTCGGCGAGTTCGCTCACCGCGCACCTCGTGGCCGACTGCACACAACCTCAGCTCGCAGCCGATGTGGTGGCCGCGGCGCGTGACA
It encodes:
- a CDS encoding ABC transporter substrate-binding protein, with translation MSLNRRDLFKTSALGALTVGPGAILLSGCDTGGSPSDPDDPSGSAASEITFNNHELAESSGEFYEELMADYEAESGVHVDGNGIPFNEALNQYILQARSGSLVGVVSLGQAWIPPMAELGALQPLDDRIDRSIFQESALATVTYDGSLYAFPTTSGAIGMVCNRDLLQQAGIADLPTDIDAFTAALRALKEFDPDLIPYAAMTAAEQGKDIAAWMRTFGSDVITEDGTLTLGDAPSVETLTWYKSLYDEGLLAPNMTRFDTRPLFAQGRVAFYDDADIAPNLIRDQEADDTILEAMTPVPRPTKPGVDRPPQALQWGGGGHAVLAGDEAVVAASTDFAEWMTTQPDIVLRAFEATGRAPVLLEALEDSQFTEDEWATQWAGEIAAHARPLFESYPEGSRMGELLGQAVADVMLDAKEPQAALDEAAAEIEPLLER
- a CDS encoding carbohydrate ABC transporter permease codes for the protein MTTTTHEKTTQSAIHDKGSAPRGPRRGGPPAARVAIWIGLIAAVFFALFPVYWMVLTSITPRDEVFQFPPRFFPTSVTLEHYQSFFQTPQLLVYLGNSVLVSVATAVGTVAVASLAAYSLSKFEYRGAKSVTVLIWTSQMFPNALLLITIYLMFDTMGMLDTYWALILSFMTFTLPLCTFVLKGYFDTIPDEMLEAARIDGANERTLIIRILLPVAIPGMIAAGLFAFIRGWNDFIYALTLVGPDKRTLPPGLVTEFMGEFQAEWPALMAASLITSAPIVVTFVILQRYFIEGLTVGSVKG
- a CDS encoding carbohydrate ABC transporter permease produces the protein MSNTQVNVGTPERRRGLGRTGTAIILISPAMLLYAVILAYPLLASLWVGLFERSLVRQGSRFVGLENVLTVLSEDFARLAWNTIVFSVGATILPFLLAFGLALLLNQGIRGQKALRGILLFPWILPGVVVSFLWLWIVNPNYGVMNGALRMLGLIDSNINVLTSPTLSMLLIIVAKSWQSFPWVMVMLLAGLQAVPKDLLEAISVDGGGAFRRLWTVTLPALRGIILTVLLLELLWNFQHFDMIWVLTRGGPAGATSTLSVELYSAAFQSFDLGRAGAIGIIWMALLAIPVYLVARFDRSNR
- a CDS encoding IclR family transcriptional regulator; the protein is MTASNISVTIPHIAFAFQRSEMGAETGTNQSVERAAAVLSTFLDGPSMRVSDVADQTGLGQSTTSRLLSTLESMSFVERDRVSSLYRLGPALITLGGAALNQHPVHRAARQPAQNLVAALGLAANVATRHDDALFYLCSFEGPRAPKTYALTGRHNPLHATGLGKCLLVGLSPTDRRTLMPTLIPYTAHTVVTHEELDGTIDHVLTHGYATETEELALGRACVAAPIYDQSGSVVAAISVSGPLSAINLTEHEVELARHVIEAADQISIGLGFDVSRSGRTAAVGGHYV
- a CDS encoding mandelate racemase/muconate lactonizing enzyme family protein, which produces MSMHVRQVETFVLKIDGGVGYQGVVGQERPDGYHVRPPWRSLYSSRFESLLVRVTAEDGTVGWGEALAPVAPEVPRAVVDLLLAPVLVGLDATMPRRSWCTLRDLMRERGHLVGHQADALAAVDIALWDLAGRLAGRSIPEIAGGAFRDEVPTYVSGLPGVDDAHRADLAREWIDRGANAIKLHLGHGVDSDLATFDAVRAAVPDVRLAVDAHWVYPFHDALRLADGLAERDGWFLEAPLMPEDLAAHAELGRRSRVPIAVGEAMRNRYEFQQWFDAGAIGIAQPDIGRTGMTEGLVIAELAAARHLPVAPHHSSGLGLALAAGLCMAAAAETTSVFEYQVASTEIGSRILRNPIEVRSNAFTPPHGPGLGVDVDEEAVRRLAEVAG
- a CDS encoding dihydrodipicolinate synthase family protein yields the protein MIAGLVPILATPFHPDGSLDLPGLRRLTEFQLRSGVDGVAVFGMASEGFALRAAERQEILSAVLDVVAGEVPVVAGIAETSFEVAEEQAQEFEGVQALMVLPPFLVRPTAQQLVEFYGRLGAVATAPIMVQDSAVTGVTMPPSLIEELSGLDGVTSVKVEVPPTAAKVGAVRTAIDDLDFAVLGGQNAQFCLDEYAAGAVGTMPACEFSDVLAPILAQWVAGDRVGARQGLARLLPLIVHGLQPGLAWAVHKEVLVRRGLIDDATVRAPSRELDAVTRRNLDGVLQVLDLPPVEP